The sequence below is a genomic window from Daphnia pulicaria isolate SC F1-1A chromosome 6, SC_F0-13Bv2, whole genome shotgun sequence.
CAGGTATAGAAAGTGAAATACGGACCGAAGAAGGATGAGGAACAAGGGCCGCTGGCTAGACTTTCGTAACACTCGTCGTGTTTCCGACAACATCTGGGCGATGGGCGAAAGATGAGATCTTTGGAAAATCCTCGTGCAACCAAAACGAAATTGTAGCTTACCGGTCTATTGCGTCAATGATGGGCTGAGTGCCAGTGTCGCCACTGCCGCAGTGATTTCCGTAATTATTGAAAAGCAGGGCCTCCATCCGCGTGGTAAACCGAATCATGTCCCCGAACGAACCGATGCTGCGCTTCGTTCTCACGCTAGCTTTGGTGTATACATCATTGCATtggaatcaaattgaaattcaatttaaagttGATTACTAGCCAAATCATTTCACAATCATTCAAtttgatggatggatgaaTTGACGCCGgggaaaattcaattttcagtGCGGAAAATATGTGACAGttactactactatactactactactactaccgggTTTGTAGGACGTTTTAATCGTCACATGCAGGCCGCTCTCTCGTGCCCAGCAGTCAGCAGCAGTAGATATATAACGTCTCAGACATTCAATCAATTATTAATgctgtttctcttttctttttttttcacgccaCAGTAAACAACAGCGGCGCAATGGGAATCGGGCAAcggaatataataataataataatattaaaaaaaaaaaaaacttttttggcaACTTTAGTGCTTGTTTTGTTGACGTTTTCGTGATCATCCCCGGGCTCCTTTCTCAGCTCCTTTTTTCCACGTCCCTGATTTATTATGCAGAAAATGTGTCTTCTCGTGCTAGCGTTGCACAGAGAAACTCTGTGCAATCGCACATGCATCAGCTACAGTATATCCAGCGCGTTCTCGTTTGATCAATATGTGACCGACTATATACGAAAGTTCTCTCCGTTTCACCAGGTGTCTTGTTCAGGAGCGTAGGGTCCCATTCGTTTGAGTTTTCCTTCGGCTGAAGTTCTTGAAAGATACAAAGAAAGAGGAAGGGAGGGGAGAACGGACAAGAGTCTTGAAGCCTACCAGTATGTGAACGTCGACTTTTTCATGCCACATGGCGTGTGCATGACTCTATAGCGTTTACAGTGTGCCAGTCAAAATCCTGTTGGCTGTCGCTGGTAGCTTCATTTGATCCAGCAGCGCCTTGGCAGCtcgatttttctcttcttcttcttttctttcttggataCCGATACACGTAACACAAGCCGTCGCAGACACACTTCCTGTTTGCGCTTGCTGATCGGCTGGAAGAAAGAGGTGACTGTCGTATCGTAAAGTGgcaatttttctttgactGTTGCGTCCCCCgtctgttttcctttttccttttttttttttaaatgtcggtATCCTGTtccgcatcttttttttttttcggatgttGCAACCTGATCTAATTTCTAACGATATAATTCTGTTTTTCTCGCTTATCGCTATAGCAACCGGGTCTAAAAATAGTGAATAAATAGGTCACTGCGAAGTCAAATTATGGATCGTGATGACGACGTGAAAAGAATACTTCTCTTCGATCCTGggtgtatcttttttttctctctctctctctctcttttctaatTTCGTAGATTTAGAAACACAAtagaaaataatcaatatGTAGCCGTGTGCCTACCTCATTGGGTAGTTACTACCAAGAGGACAACTTTTTGGATGGGAAGCAGTTCAAAGATTCCACTAACGaacgatcaaataaaaaaaagtgcgCCAACTTTTCCTTCCCTTTCGTCCAATTCCTCTGCGGTCGTtggttgctttaaaaaaaaaaacagctaaatTCAAATTACGCCCGGCTTTGAGGGCCTCATCAATGAGGGGTATACGTAACCAACTGGGAGAATTCTTTGCGAGTTTGAATAACAGGCGGAAATGAGGGACTACAACTAGTGCTACTTGGCCCGGTCTTTCGCTAACTTCCGAATGCCAATTTAGTCGTTTAGTATGTTGTCcgcatcaaaaaaagaaatcaacggAACGTAAGCAAGaaaggcaaataaaaaaaaggggaaattcaACTGGCAGAGCGTGGGGGAATATGGTCGGTCGACTTTGATTCAGcgccaggaaaaaaagaaaaaagaaaaaaaaaaaacaaaaaaaacaagccgCGCCTTGGCATTAACCTCAATGCGACACTGGGGCAACTAGTCAGAGGACTCGGAGCCAGGGAAGAGGGGCCGCGATATTTATAATGCGTCCGCGCCACACGACTGCACGCTGCGTGGAACGTAATACGTATGCAAGGAAGCGAGTCTGAGGAATCTAGTTCATGGCATGCGAAACCCTTATCAAGTCTAATTTATGGGGCGACAATGTCGACGCTGTGGGGGTCAATATTTTGTCGGGAGAAAGAAGCCATCGATCGCACGCCACACACAGCCATAGTTTGGCTATGCCATGGTGGGAGGACAGCAAGGCACAGTGGCACataccgctgctgctgctactgctgctgctgctgctgttgctgttgcacGGCGCGGGGCTAGCGCCGTAATGCGTTGCGTTGGCAGCAGTCACAGGACTTTGGCCCGCCGCGATTTGTTTGTAGcagcttctcctttttctttccttttggaCCTTTGGAGACAGTTGGGAGAACCTCTGTCTCGGCGGCAGTAGATTTTCCTCTAAAATATTCCAATGCAATGCCCTCGagaagtgtgtgtgtgctcttgTGTTCTGTGCAGCAGGAGCATGGCGAGGAAATATATAGTCCCGCCCGCGCTCGCCACCCCCACATCCTTATAGCAATAACCTCCTTCCTGCTCACAGTTTTGAAAGCGAACGCGTTTCGTCGAGATTCTGGGACGTCGGCACTGATTTACAGTAGCTGTATTATTTTATGCTTGGTCTATGTCTTAAGAGAGGCAAGAAATGGCTATGCTACTCTTCTATGGCCGATATGTTATGTGTtgacgatcagccgagtcggCATCGTCATAGATGGAGTACGGCCGTGGCAGTAACATGCCAACGGATGAGACACCATCAACACTGACAGAAGCAGACGCTAATGGAAATTACTACTCGACTGGATTCATCTAAACATCAGTcgccataaaaaaatttttccttttttttttgtttggcaaaGTTTATAGGCCACTAGCTTTACGCAGTCTTTTGGGAGAGATatagagcgagagagagacacagagACAAAAGCGGAAATAACCTACCAGAAAGGCTTGACTGAAGGAAGACGGACGAGGCCCAGATGATGGCCAAGAGGTACGTAATGCGTGATGGACGCCCAGTCATTTTCCAAACGAGACTGAGCTGTTGAAAACATGCGACTCGATACTAAAAGAgaagcggaaaaaaaaaagaaggacaaGTCTCAATTCCATTCGCATCTGATAAAGGCCTTTGGATGTCATAAATCATTTGCCGCGAGGATTTAGACTCCTCCTTCATTTCTTGTAAATATTatactttccctttttttttctttcattcaacGTGCCAGTTTCTCCGAGTTCTTCCGTTTCATTCTTCCGTGTTCTTGCCATTCAATCAGCTCATCTCTTATCTCCCAAAGAgttgattttccttttcatcgGTCGCCATAACTTCAACCTCGTCGCTCTTCCTCCCTTTTCACATGCAATTTGAATAGGCTGCTGCTCCTCTTATTCAACAACCACTACCACTGGGTGATATTGGTCTGGTAATATGTAGGGGCGGGTTTCATTGAGCGCGATACACCGTACGGCAATTTTCAGACACAAAGGGACCACCCAAAAGGGGggagagggagaaaaaaaaattatatatgcAAAGCGAAAAACATGCAGAAAGCTATTTCATGATGCGTAATAGCTCAATTCATTAcgtctccttctttttttatggccATTTCTCGTTGTCGCCGCTCATACTGCTAAAAAGTCGACACTCTGTACGGTTGTGTTACATTTGCGACCTTCGGTTCGCCTCATTTCGACTTGTCCTTTACATTATACGCGTTTTATTTACGaccgcgagagagagagagagagagagacgccgTATACTTTCACTCGAGGGTCGCCTCTTTTTATGTGTGATGCCCGCGCgcccgcgtgtgtgtgtgtcttttaaTGTGTGAAGCGGACCAATCCAGTCAGTCACGTTTTATTACCTTACATTCTATCAGATCGGGCCGTCTATTTTCTCTGATGACTTTTAGCGGTTGCCAGTCGACCCCCGTGAGCTGCAAGCCATGGTTTTTTGGGGGCAAACGGCTCTGCCAATTTACGTCTCGTCCCCGTTGTcttattctcttttctctttgatgCCGTTTTGCTTTGGTTACATCCTCCGAGCGTCTCGAGTTTCCCTTTGCCATGACTCCTGGCTGGGTATCGGTTCTCCCTTCCCACCCTTTTTATAGCTGGATatgtatacatacatatagaTATCCATAGATGCACACATTTTCGATCAATATGTAATCCAACAGCGGCAGCGTACTATATACTGGTCATTCCGTTTCATCGCCATAACTCGCGCTGCTCGGCTTGCACACGTCAAGGCTCCTCGGGGTTCGACGTGAAATGTaaacaagaataaaagaaaagcgagaaaagcaaagaaagagaaagagagagaaggaaaagcCGAGCAAATCTTCAAGACACACATTCATCTTCATTTAGTGTCGGGTAGTGGGCGTAGTAGTCGAATGCCGGATGTGTATTGTGCTTTccgcttttctctcctttttctccttcccCCGCCGTCTGCCTAGTCGATAAGTAGGAACACCATTTTTTGGGTGGCAGGAAGGTTGTTTCTtatatgttgtgtgtgtgtgtttgaaggCCTTAAACACATTAGTtgtcctccctttttttgtgtgtttgagcACAAATGCGAAAACGTGCGATGACATTGTCTGTGCGACGCTGCGGTGGATCGAATAGGCTCAGGTTGAAATTCGAAACCGAAATAGCTGCTGCCGCTCCTGCTACACCAGCACCTAACGAAAACACAATTAGAGGCTCCCTCTTCTGGGAGGGCTCTTTTTCTATTAGTCACTCAACTAGATTTAGAAATTTAGCCAAAGGAACGAATGAACGATCTATATATTCGCGCCTCATCTGTCTTTTTgtggcccttttttctttttctttctttgattctATTTCTCCGAGTTTGCTTCACTTCTCCAGTTCGCCCGTTTGTCTTCCTCTAGGACCCTCTATAGTCCATGCAATATACTGGGGGGTCCTCGTCTTTTCTGTCTCTGAGCAAGACCACTTGGGACAATAAGATAGATGCTCTATAGTCACGACGATGTAATCTCGTACTTTGGTCCAGTTCCGGACGGGATAACCCCCCTCTCCCTCTCTTTCGTTTCCATCTATACCAAACTCGTCTTCGGAGCTTCTGCTGTTACGTATAGCTGCTGATGTAGCAGAAGGGAGCCTGGGCGGGCCCACAGTGGCGGTGTGGGACTCGATGAGAAAGTCAATGTCGACCGTCTGTGTGTATAAAAAGCCagtgggggggaggggggctcCATAACGTTCCGCACAGCCGAATTGAACGATGTAAATAGATGACCGCTTCCTCTTTCATCCTCTCGTCCTTTGTATTCTCTCCTTCCTCCCTTTCTTTTCGGGAATGTTGTCAGAGGCAACAACACGACAACACGACGGACCATGTTCTTGGTATGTCCTGCCGCTCAACAACCTAAACTATAACTAGACGGCAGGGACGAAGCATCTGCATCTCTTGTGAATTTGTACAACAGCCCAAGACAATACAGGGCCTGTTTTTGTCTCTGGCCAGACATGCAAATGTTTCGCTCAAAAACATCTGGGAGAGACAATCTACTCTAAAGTTATCCCCAATCAATTTTGATTAGTTGAGAAGCTTGCATCTACGTTTCAGTGGCATCGATTGAATTTGGTTGACGTCAGTCGTTTCGGGTGTTGGGTTGAGACTGTCGACTTTTGACGAGGAAAGGCCGTGGTGGGCACGAACCGGATGAACCCATCACGTGGGGACGTCAAAACAGATGAGATGAGAATCCTATGGAGGCACTATTTTTAGTGTGAGACTCGCTAACtttataataaatatatagaCATGATTCCGAAAGAGACGAGTATTGATTGCGTAGATATaaaagcggaagaagaagaagaagagagaaaaaaaaaaggagagagacgaGGGAGACGAAGGATATCGAGCTATtccatccccccccctctctctctctcccttattCCTCCCTCTACTCCGCTACTAC
It includes:
- the LOC124344232 gene encoding acidic phospholipase A2-like encodes the protein MTGRPSRITYLLAIIWASSVFLQSSLSASVRTKRSIGSFGDMIRFTTRMEALLFNNYGNHCGSGDTGTQPIIDAIDRCCRKHDECYESLASGPCSSSFFGPYFTFYTWTISNAGSNGSRSRSSSQQPEASAIECGDTDVCKLATCNCDRTAAQCMGRHSASYNTANKRSSIWDWLI